From Coffea arabica cultivar ET-39 chromosome 9c, Coffea Arabica ET-39 HiFi, whole genome shotgun sequence, one genomic window encodes:
- the LOC113708810 gene encoding uncharacterized protein isoform X3 has product MRADMEKAKAAEQGKLAEENWKKAMDERSRADALAWQLDKNKHRVEELEKQISNLVSNRKFVDIPVENPPGGLAELAGKVGSLTWKSEAGALEARNKLGEWQQKNVREKKQAISEIEKAKNQMKAAKRYKRKAMEEKNHADHLFHELEGNRKRLEEVQREIQELVSSGKLFESSHPASGKSLKDETAEIKLLRKQLKFEKKRVKHAKEVAKLEVGRNCLLQQEVHRLKQEFIPFAQRLDLLDNCLFHKFDGINNLEKEGGLDLDQEHLHLKPSQLVLHTQNEHVKPSCITSIATGGSTPLKRNKRLNVSLPPVSGEMYLSPTTGIDSNLELLLRGSNRKMLQSSAINSSSASFSDRPLVGSQERGTFSVTASANLAHGQTIGPTASRLSSDTRKRYDKKLAVGAENSVGSPIKSGAIESGSYKKRKRKRVSDAVESIEDLYSAGQKWHQQVLEKLSVLHGMLDGECPKSFRERVLVQDNMYSKLVRPDKKKKVSNGQGVAVPHLCDRCVLKTSAEDSDVCENASPAVCDVLQTAPTLKDGITNHFGSKLHELTNAEEVFGHDYMGLVQLDNPIDENRFCKAIRKPISPLSPVLCNIEFPFNETFETEICTSRSLPDESLCEVFSNAEQNVVPSCNFDVVNLEIDSNNRNLKDIEASKILSLGMATKGSSENLGNNGSYDSDVICVSSSSSSQINNLIMASTAQKNVELKMPCESRSAAFNGYPVYCAVSSSNNDSSSISTIFSFITDCMSKLSSNSSLKLWMQNILLSLQKADNLSTQERVSGFFSLLLHYTSEIANGDHGDLVCNSLGFIDSFAQQMRAVLNDADTRKMFLESCDLHELVSLIEDFLINRQILVYDDVSHGVLLQHDSRAKVVLNDNCIFWSIQPASTDLLFAGGLLLASIFAAVDEIGFICEVSCNILSMRKINSLLLLRLLHVFAYLCSSKYFTLEGFSLKMSVLKCFVVFLERQDLSGGCISCLPSVAGTSMKISACSSCPFKDGVVSVDFIVSILLGKLKEQMEALNSSSCQSVILEMKKMDVQCHGEAIPSNFVPNENLINFIDTLSLLELVAVSVSWDWTFGNIVLPLFRMLDCVQEQFFPAIITLLGQLGRIGVDANGYENSGVESIRQWLSAFLSRTTFKDFGLLIQFASAFALLDLIAKSFEEVVEANFESFATGNQPVAMDAVRKWFSSLSNEQQSSFRSLHSSSKCISTNANQTIASAA; this is encoded by the exons ATGCGTGCAGACATGGAGAAGGCCAAAGCTGCAGAACAAGGTAAGCTTGCGGAGGAAAATTGGAAGAAAGCTATGGATGAGAGAAGTCGTGCTGATGCTTTGGCTTGGCAGTTGGACAAAAATAAACATAGGGTTGAAGAATTGGAGAAGCAGATATCTAATCTTGTATCTAACAGAAAGTTTGTTGACATTCCCGTTGAAAACCCACCTGGTGGACTTGCAGAACTTGCTGGTAAAGTAGGGTCCTTGACTTGGAAGAGTGAAGCTGGTGCACTAGAGGCACGTAACAAGCTTGGGGAATGGCAGCAGAAAAATGTTAGAGAAAAGAAGCAGGCAATATCTGAGATTGAGAAAGCAAAAAACCAGATGAAGGCTGCAAAAAGATACAAGAGGAAAGCCATGGAGGAAAAAAATCATGCAGATCATTTGTTTCATGAACTGGAGGGCAATAGAAAAAGGTTGGAGGAAGTGCAAAGAGAGATTCAGGAACTTGTTTCATCTGGTAAATTGTTTGAGTCATCTCATCCTGCATCTGGTAAAAGTTTGAAAGATGAAACTGCTGAAATCAAGCTGTTAAGGAAACAATTGAAGTTTGAAAAGAAGCGTGTAAAGCATGCCAAAGAAGTGGCTAAGTTGGAAGTAGGTCGCAATTGTCTACTTCAGCAAGAAGTACATCGCCTAAAGCAGGAGTTTATTCCATTTGCACAGCGCTTAGACTTACTGGACAACTGCCTCTTTCACAAATTTGATGGTATAAATAACTTGGAAAAG GAAGGGGGCCTAGACTTGGATCAAGAGCATCTTCACCTCAAACCATCGCAGTTGGTACTTCACACTCAGAATGAGCACGTAAAACCAAGTTGTATAACCAGCATTGCTACGGGTGGATCTACTCCACTGAAGCGAAACAAAAGATTAAATGTGTCGTTGCCTCCTGTGTCTGGAGAGATGTACTTAAGTCCCACTACAGGTATTGATTCTAATTTGGAGCTTCTGCTTAGAGGTTCCAACAGAAAAATGTTACAGAGTTCTGCCATAAATTCCAGTTCGGCATCTTTTTCTGATAGACCATTGGTCGGCTCACAGGAAAGAGGTACATTTTCTGTCACTGCATCAGCTAATTTGGCACATGGACAAACTATAGGACCAACCGCTTCCAGGTTGTCAAGCGATACAAGAAAAAGATATGACAAAAAACTTGCAGTGGGGGCCGAAAATAGTGTAGGAAGTCCTATTAAATCTGGTGCTATTGAGAGTGGGAgctacaagaaaaggaaaaggaaaagggtttCTGATGCAGTTGAATCCATTGAAGATTTATATTCAGCAGGTCAAAAGTGGCATCAGCAGGTCTTAGAGAAATTATCTGTGCTTCATGGCATGTTGGATGGTGAATGCCCTAAATCTTTCAGAGAAAGAGTTTTGGTACAAGATAATATGTATAGCAAGTTGGTTAGACCTGATAAGAAGAAAAAAGTATCCAATGGACAAGGTGTAGCAGTACCTCATTTGTGTGACCGTTGTGTCCTGAAAACCAGTGCTGAAGATTCTGATGTTTGCGAAAATGCTTCACCAGCTGTATGCGATGTACTTCAAACTGCCCCGACTTTGAAGGACGGCATAACTAATCATTTTGGAAGCAAGCTGCATGAGCTAACGAACGCTGAAGAAGTGTTTGGTCATGATTACATGGGACTTGTTCAATTGGACAATCCTATTGATGAAAACCGATTCTGCAAAGCAATTAGAAAGCCCATTTCTCCCCTTTCTCCTGTCCTATGCAATATTGAGTTTCCATTTAATGAGACTTTTGAAACTGAAATTTGTACTTCTAGATCTCTACCGGATGAGAGTTTATGTGAAGTATTTTCAAATGCAGAGCAGAATGTTGTACCATCTTGCAATTTTGATGTGGTTAATTTGGAGATTGATTCCAATAACAGGAATTTGAAGGACATTGAGGCTTCAAAGATTTTGTCACTTGGGATGGCTACTAAAGGAAGCTCTGAAAACTTGGGTAACAATGGGAGTTACGACTCAGATGTTATATGCGTGAGCAGTTCTTCTTCCAGTCAGATCAATAACTTGATCATGGCATCAACTGCTCAGAAAAATGTTGAGTTAAAAATGCCCTGTGAAAGCAGGAGTGCTGCATTCAATGGGTATCCAGTATACTGTGCTGTTTCCTCAAGTAATAATGACAGCAGCTCCATTTCTACGATATTCAGTTTTATCACTGATTGTATGTCAAAGTTGTCGAGTAACTCTTCGTTAAAGTTATGGATGCAGAATATTCTGCTTTCTTTACAGAAGGCCGACAATCTTTCAACTCA GGAACGGGTCTCAGGGTTCTTTTCGCTGTTATTGCATTACACATCTGAGATTGCAAATGGTGACCATGGCGATTTAGTGTGCAATTCTCTTGGCTTTATAGATTCTTTTGCTCAACAAATGCGAGCAG TGCTGAATGATgccgatactaggaaaatgttTCTGGAATCATGTGATTTGCATGAACTAGTGTCTCTTATTGAGGATTTCCTTATAAATAGGCAAATCTTGGTGTATGATGATGTATCCCATGGAGTGTTGCTTCAACATGATTCAAGAGCCAAGGTTGTCCTTAACGATAATTGCATTTTCTGGTCCATCCAACCAGCTTCCACTGACTTGCTGTTTGCTGGCGGATTATTATTAGCTTCGATATTTGCAGCAGTTGATGAAATTGGTTTCATTTGTGAGGTCTCTTGCAACATACTTAGCATGAGGAAGATTAATTCTCTGTTGCTGCTAAGGCTTCTCCATGTCTTTGCCTATCTCTGCAGTTCAAAATATTTTACCCTAGAAGGCTTCAGTTTAAAAATGTCTGTCCTGAAATGTTTTGTGGTGTTCCTTGAGAGGCAAGATTTGTCAGGCGGTTGCATTTCCTGCTTGCCTTCTGTTGCTGGGACATCAATGAAGATTTCAGCATGTAGTTCATGTCCATTTAAGGATGGTGTGGTTTCAGTTGATTTTATTGTATCCATTCTCCTTGGAAAACTTAAGGAACAAATGGAAGCATTGAATTCATCAAGTTGTCAATCAGTGATATTGGAAATGAAAAAGATGGATGTTCAATGCCATGGAGAGGCTATTCCATCGAATTTTGTTCCTAATGAAAACTTGATCAACTTCATTGATACGCTTTCATTGCTAGAACTTGTGGCAGTTTCTGTG AGCTGGGACTGGACATTTGGCAATATTGTCTTGCCGCTTTTTCGGATGCTGGACTGTGTCCAAGAGCAGTTTTTTCCTGCCATTATAACTCTTCTGGGTCAACTTGGGAG GATTGGAGTCGATGCCAATGGATATGAGAATTCTGGAGTTGAGAGCATCAGGCAATGGTTGTCTGCTTTTCTCAGCCGCACCACATTTAAGGACTTTGGTCTTCTGATCCAGTTTGCTTCTGCATTTGCCTTACTTGATCTAATCGCTAAGTCATTTGAAGAAGTTGTTGAAGCGAATTTTGAGAGTTTTGCTACTGGTAATCAACCAGTTGCAATGGACGCTGTAAGAAAGTGGTTTTCTTCCTTGAGCAATGAGCAACAATCATCCTTTAGGTCTCTTCATTCATCTAGCAAATGCATTTCCACAAATGCAAATCAGACTATTGCAAGTGCAGCTTGA